In one Haloplanus salinus genomic region, the following are encoded:
- a CDS encoding ubiquitin-like small modifier protein 1, translating into MELTVYGPLRAATGTKRVNVDPDDGTVRGVVEAFVAAYPSAESHLVDEDGALRPSVRVTVDGGRVGLDDDCPPGAAVALFPAMRGG; encoded by the coding sequence ATGGAGCTGACGGTGTACGGTCCGCTCCGCGCCGCGACGGGAACGAAACGGGTGAACGTCGACCCCGACGACGGAACGGTCCGCGGGGTCGTCGAGGCGTTCGTCGCCGCCTACCCCAGCGCCGAGTCACACCTCGTCGACGAGGACGGGGCACTCCGCCCGAGCGTCCGCGTCACCGTCGACGGCGGGCGAGTCGGTCTCGACGACGACTGCCCGCCCGGCGCCGCGGTGGCGCTGTTTCCGGCGATGCGCGGTGGCTAG
- a CDS encoding HVO_2922 family protein: MAGQPVFEVYEDRGEEWRWRLVASNGNIVADSAEGYASKQGAKRGIRCVKRIAPDADVEAE; the protein is encoded by the coding sequence ATGGCTGGCCAACCGGTCTTCGAAGTGTACGAGGACAGGGGTGAGGAGTGGCGGTGGCGACTCGTCGCGTCGAACGGCAATATCGTCGCGGACAGCGCCGAGGGCTACGCGTCGAAACAGGGGGCGAAGCGCGGCATCCGGTGTGTCAAACGGATCGCCCCCGACGCCGACGTGGAGGCGGAGTGA